A single Phragmites australis chromosome 4, lpPhrAust1.1, whole genome shotgun sequence DNA region contains:
- the LOC133914132 gene encoding uncharacterized protein LOC133914132, protein MGACNSCEATAVAAAPGSTSAEARVVLADGALRRFPGGTGASQAVKAAGAAGAWFLCSADGLELGGAVAAVESEEELQPGQLYFVLPAAMRRRPLQADEMAALAVRASAALVGDHNGALVFPEAAAGGGAATRSGKACRRSRRGSVRGRDFVPDLGAIAE, encoded by the coding sequence ATGGGAGCTTGCAACTCGTGCGAGGCCACGGCGGTGGCTGCGGCGCCGGGGTCAACGTCGGCAGAGGCGAGGGTGGTGCTCGCGGACGGCGCGCTGCGGCGGTTCCCTGGGGGCACGGGGGCGTCGCAGGCTGTGAAGGCCGCCGGGGCCGCGGGTGCGTGGTTCCTCTGCAGCGCGGACGGGCTGGAGCTCGGCGGGGCGGTGGCTGCGGTGGAGTCGGAGGAGGAGCTGCAGCCCGGGCAGCTCTACTTCGTGCTCCCCGCGGcgatgcggcggcggccgctgcaGGCGGATGAGATGGCCGCGCTCGCCGTCCGCGCCAGCGCCGCGCTCGTGGGCGACCACAACGGCGCGCTCGTGTTCCCGGAGGCGGCCGCCGGGGGAGGCGCTGCCACGCGCTCCGGCAAGGCGTGCCGGAGGTCGAGGAGGGGCAGCGTCCGCGGGCGGGACTTCGTGCCGGACCTCGGCGCCATTGCCGAGTAG